One part of the Aurantibacillus circumpalustris genome encodes these proteins:
- a CDS encoding DUF389 domain-containing protein, whose translation MQIDPNSKDIFIEKNFFSQDIPIEERTSVFNNLFFHYKKDWQSSFALMLILSVGIASLGLSEDSSATIIGAMIIAPLGQPIVAFGGAIALGWKLQSFRMLGIITLGTISSILMAYIIGFTLPEITPNQQILIRTSPDLRDLGIALLAGAGGAYGYYRSEYSTVLAGVAIAVALVPPLCSIGLMLEQGHFILAGGSFLLFITNFIGITFSSLLIFFLLGLRQKRNRKWFYTGTILIVIFGSTIIVPLALNYKKFNSSAQFQSSVYEKARIVFERSKNSPAIKHLSIQGTGVIITIEPFPSDKVEEQRLKIELERTTGLQVFLQNSNRQ comes from the coding sequence GTGCAAATAGACCCTAACTCAAAAGATATATTTATAGAAAAGAATTTCTTTTCGCAAGATATTCCAATTGAAGAAAGAACTTCGGTTTTTAATAATCTATTTTTTCATTACAAAAAGGACTGGCAAAGTTCATTTGCATTAATGCTTATTTTAAGTGTTGGCATAGCTTCATTAGGCCTTTCGGAAGATTCATCAGCAACTATAATAGGAGCAATGATAATAGCGCCATTGGGACAACCGATTGTAGCCTTTGGCGGCGCTATTGCGTTAGGTTGGAAACTACAATCATTTAGAATGCTAGGGATAATTACTCTTGGAACAATAAGTTCTATTCTGATGGCTTATATAATTGGTTTTACACTGCCGGAAATAACTCCAAATCAGCAAATCTTAATTAGAACGTCACCTGATTTACGTGATCTCGGAATAGCTTTATTAGCGGGTGCCGGAGGCGCTTATGGTTATTATCGAAGTGAATACTCCACTGTATTAGCTGGTGTTGCAATTGCTGTAGCCCTGGTTCCACCTCTTTGTTCCATTGGATTAATGCTTGAACAAGGACATTTCATTTTGGCAGGTGGAAGCTTCTTGTTGTTCATTACTAATTTTATAGGAATCACTTTTTCATCACTGCTAATTTTTTTTCTTTTAGGTTTACGACAAAAAAGAAACCGTAAATGGTTCTACACAGGTACAATCTTGATAGTTATTTTTGGTTCAACTATTATCGTTCCACTTGCATTGAACTATAAGAAGTTTAATTCAAGTGCTCAATTCCAAAGTTCTGTTTATGAAAAAGCTAGAATTGTTTTTGAACGATCAAAAAATTCACCGGCAATTAAGCATTTGTCAATACAAGGGACTGGAGTTATCATAACAATTGAACCATTTCCGAGTGACAAAGTTGAAGAACAACGATTGAAAATCGAATTGGAACGTACGACTGGGCTACAAGTTTTTCTCCAAAATTCTAACCGACAATAA
- a CDS encoding zinc ribbon domain-containing protein has protein sequence MKEYKFCQSCGFPLKKDKKGGGSEKDGTISRKFCSMCYANGEFLTPPEIDTAEKMQKFCIQEMKKDGINSFFAWLATRSIPKLERWKQ, from the coding sequence ATGAAAGAGTATAAATTTTGCCAGAGCTGCGGATTCCCTTTAAAGAAAGACAAAAAAGGGGGAGGATCTGAAAAAGACGGAACAATAAGCAGAAAGTTTTGTTCGATGTGTTATGCAAATGGTGAATTTCTCACTCCACCCGAAATTGACACTGCGGAAAAAATGCAGAAATTTTGTATACAGGAAATGAAGAAGGACGGAATCAACAGTTTCTTTGCATGGCTAGCTACAAGGTCAATTCCAAAACTTGAGAGATGGAAACAATAA
- a CDS encoding peroxiredoxin, with protein MENQENLTQQVVSMPRIGDKAPEFKAVTTQGDINFPADYKGNWVILFSHPADFTPVCTSEFMTFASLEKQFNQANCKLVGLSVDGLYSHIAWLRTIKEKIEYKGMKDIEVNFPLIEDITMNVAKKYGMIMPGESSTKAVRAVFVIDPKGIIRTIIYYPLSLGRNFDELYRVVIALQTADEFNVATPADWRPGDEVIVPTAGSCGVAKERMENQDENTHCYDWFFCTKKIDKETVLNTIIKK; from the coding sequence ATGGAAAATCAAGAAAATTTAACACAGCAAGTTGTTTCAATGCCAAGAATTGGCGACAAGGCGCCTGAATTTAAAGCGGTAACCACCCAAGGCGATATAAATTTTCCGGCAGATTATAAAGGAAATTGGGTAATCCTTTTTAGTCACCCTGCCGATTTCACCCCTGTATGCACTTCTGAGTTTATGACTTTTGCATCCTTGGAAAAACAATTTAATCAAGCGAATTGTAAGTTAGTTGGACTATCTGTTGATGGTTTGTATAGTCACATTGCTTGGTTAAGAACTATCAAAGAAAAGATTGAATACAAAGGAATGAAAGATATTGAAGTTAACTTCCCTTTGATAGAAGACATTACCATGAACGTTGCAAAAAAATATGGAATGATAATGCCAGGTGAAAGCAGTACTAAAGCTGTTCGTGCTGTATTTGTGATTGACCCTAAAGGAATTATCAGAACAATAATTTATTATCCATTAAGCTTAGGTCGCAATTTTGATGAATTATACAGAGTTGTAATTGCGCTGCAAACGGCTGATGAATTTAATGTTGCTACTCCAGCTGACTGGAGACCGGGAGACGAAGTAATTGTACCAACAGCTGGTTCATGTGGAGTTGCAAAAGAAAGAATGGAAAATCAAGATGAAAATACACACTGTTATGACTGGTTCTTTTGCACAAAGAAAATCGATAAAGAAACCGTTCTGAATACGATTATTAAAAAATAA
- a CDS encoding SDR family oxidoreductase: MGKLNNKTALVTGAASGMGKAIAQLFAKEGANVIVADLHQNEIDEVVNTITIDGGKALGVLCDVSNEKDIKKMFNAAVAHFKTVDVLINNAGIMDDFMPIDQVSNDLWNRIMAVNVNGPMYACRFAVPIMLKQESGVIVNIASVGGLYGARAGVAYTASKHAVVGLTKNIGFMYAQKGIRCNAIAPGGVNTNIGKNMNPNPFGMERGMAGVATMPRMGEADEIAKTALFLASADSSFVNGTVLTADGGWTAY, translated from the coding sequence ATGGGAAAACTTAACAATAAAACAGCTCTGGTAACTGGTGCAGCATCAGGCATGGGAAAGGCCATAGCGCAACTGTTTGCAAAAGAAGGTGCCAATGTAATTGTTGCCGACCTTCACCAGAATGAAATTGATGAAGTTGTAAATACCATAACAATCGATGGTGGCAAAGCACTAGGCGTTCTTTGCGATGTATCGAATGAAAAGGATATCAAAAAAATGTTTAATGCCGCGGTGGCGCATTTTAAAACAGTAGATGTATTGATTAACAACGCCGGGATTATGGATGATTTTATGCCAATAGATCAAGTCTCCAACGATCTATGGAATCGTATTATGGCAGTTAATGTAAATGGACCGATGTACGCTTGTCGTTTTGCTGTCCCAATTATGCTTAAACAAGAAAGTGGAGTTATTGTGAACATTGCTTCGGTGGGAGGATTATATGGAGCAAGAGCCGGAGTGGCTTACACCGCGTCAAAACACGCGGTAGTTGGATTAACCAAAAATATTGGGTTTATGTATGCTCAAAAAGGAATTCGCTGTAACGCCATTGCGCCGGGTGGAGTAAATACTAATATCGGGAAAAATATGAATCCAAATCCATTCGGAATGGAGCGCGGTATGGCAGGAGTTGCGACAATGCCACGGATGGGTGAAGCGGATGAGATCGCCAAAACCGCATTATTCCTGGCTTCTGCAGATTCGAGTTTTGTGAATGGAACTGTTCTCACAGCAGATGGCGGCTGGACAGCCTATTAA
- the ppsA gene encoding phosphoenolpyruvate synthase produces METKLILPFNEVGIKDVSFVGGKNASLGELLKNLKPLGINIPDGFATTADAFRLFLNENKLTDKLALLVNTLDKKEFVNLNKVSKDAKALINSAKLPVQLIHEITDHYKKLCEKFNSEVGVAVRSSATAEDLPTASFAGQHDSFLNIKGINAVLNSVQNCFASLYNARAIKYRIDNGFDHSKVALSVGIQLMVRSDKASSGVCFTIEPDSGFKNAIVITGCWGLGENIVQGTVTPDEFHVFKPHIGKFKRPVISKKLGSKAETLIYNEDGNGTVNTHTPLEKQKCWTLTNSEIETVAKWCLQIEQHYKMPMDVEWAKDGLTNQLFVVQARPETVHSTKDPLVVKEYSLKQKGNLIVTGNAIGLGIVSGMARVINSSADSDKLNTGEILITDVTNPDWDPILKKAAAIVTNKGGRTSHAAIVAREVGAIAIVGANGATEKIKDGDIITVDTSQGKYGSVYSGKLNWTVKDLDFRNIKMPVTQAMLILADPDKAYKLSFYPNKGVGLMRMEFVITNSIRVHPMALVKFDELTDPTVKKEIRELTEHYADKKGYFIDKLSQAIGTIAAAFYPKDVIVRMSDFKTNEYANLLGGKQFEMKEENPMIGFRGASRYYNDRYKEGFKLECEAMKVVRNEMGLTNVKLMIPFCRTVEEGKKVVSLMAEYGLKRGENGLEIYVMAEIPSNVILAGEFAKIFDGFSIGSNDLTQLTLGIDRDSDIISDLFDENNEAVKYMISHVINSAKLCGSKIGLCGQAPSDYPEFTEFLVAHGIDSISFNPDALLKGIENINKAETL; encoded by the coding sequence ATGGAAACCAAACTAATTCTGCCTTTTAATGAAGTAGGTATTAAAGATGTTTCATTTGTTGGAGGAAAAAATGCTTCCCTCGGAGAACTGCTAAAGAACCTTAAACCTCTCGGAATAAATATACCCGATGGTTTTGCAACAACAGCCGATGCCTTTCGTTTGTTCCTGAATGAAAATAAATTAACAGATAAACTTGCTCTGCTGGTTAATACCCTTGACAAAAAAGAATTTGTCAATCTTAATAAGGTTTCTAAGGATGCCAAAGCACTTATTAACTCTGCTAAATTACCTGTACAATTGATACATGAAATAACAGATCATTACAAAAAACTTTGCGAAAAATTTAATTCTGAGGTCGGGGTAGCTGTGAGAAGTAGCGCTACGGCAGAAGATCTGCCAACAGCCAGTTTTGCGGGGCAACACGACTCTTTTCTTAACATCAAAGGCATCAATGCTGTACTTAATTCGGTGCAAAATTGTTTCGCTTCTTTGTACAATGCAAGGGCAATCAAATACCGAATTGACAATGGTTTTGATCATAGCAAAGTTGCCTTGTCTGTAGGTATACAATTAATGGTGCGTTCCGATAAGGCCAGCTCAGGCGTTTGTTTCACTATTGAACCTGACTCAGGATTTAAAAATGCTATTGTTATAACAGGCTGTTGGGGACTTGGTGAAAATATTGTACAAGGCACTGTTACACCCGATGAATTTCACGTTTTTAAACCGCACATCGGTAAGTTTAAAAGACCTGTTATTTCGAAAAAACTGGGATCAAAAGCAGAGACTCTTATTTATAACGAAGATGGTAATGGCACTGTTAATACGCATACCCCGCTTGAAAAACAAAAATGCTGGACTCTAACTAATTCTGAAATAGAAACCGTTGCCAAATGGTGTTTGCAAATCGAACAACATTATAAAATGCCAATGGACGTTGAATGGGCAAAGGATGGTTTAACAAATCAACTCTTTGTAGTACAGGCAAGACCCGAAACGGTTCATTCTACAAAAGATCCATTAGTTGTAAAAGAATATAGTCTGAAACAAAAAGGAAACCTTATAGTTACAGGAAACGCTATTGGTTTAGGCATTGTTTCAGGCATGGCACGTGTTATTAATTCTTCGGCGGATTCAGATAAATTAAATACTGGTGAAATTCTTATTACGGATGTTACTAATCCAGATTGGGATCCTATTCTAAAAAAAGCCGCCGCAATAGTAACTAATAAAGGTGGCCGCACGAGTCATGCCGCTATTGTTGCACGTGAAGTGGGAGCAATAGCGATAGTTGGCGCTAACGGTGCAACTGAAAAAATAAAAGATGGCGATATTATTACCGTTGATACATCGCAGGGTAAATATGGTTCTGTTTATTCAGGCAAATTAAATTGGACCGTGAAAGACCTTGATTTCAGAAATATTAAAATGCCTGTAACACAAGCCATGCTGATCTTGGCCGATCCTGATAAAGCATACAAATTATCTTTTTATCCCAACAAAGGAGTTGGTTTAATGCGCATGGAGTTTGTGATCACGAACAGTATTCGTGTTCATCCAATGGCACTTGTGAAATTTGATGAATTAACTGACCCAACGGTTAAAAAAGAAATCCGTGAACTGACAGAACACTATGCCGATAAAAAAGGCTATTTCATTGATAAACTCTCTCAGGCGATAGGAACGATTGCAGCGGCCTTTTATCCAAAAGATGTTATTGTGAGAATGAGTGATTTTAAAACCAACGAATATGCCAACCTGCTCGGTGGTAAACAATTTGAAATGAAAGAGGAAAATCCTATGATTGGATTTAGGGGTGCTTCGCGGTATTATAACGACAGATACAAGGAAGGATTTAAACTGGAGTGTGAAGCGATGAAAGTTGTGAGAAATGAAATGGGACTAACGAATGTAAAATTAATGATCCCGTTTTGCAGAACAGTAGAAGAAGGAAAAAAAGTAGTTTCTCTAATGGCTGAATACGGTTTGAAGCGTGGAGAAAATGGTCTGGAAATATATGTGATGGCTGAAATTCCAAGCAACGTAATTTTAGCCGGGGAGTTTGCAAAAATATTTGATGGCTTTTCAATTGGCTCAAACGATCTCACACAATTAACACTGGGTATCGACAGGGATTCTGACATAATTAGTGATCTTTTTGACGAAAACAACGAAGCTGTTAAATATATGATCTCTCATGTAATTAATTCAGCTAAACTATGTGGATCTAAAATAGGCTTGTGCGGCCAAGCTCCTAGCGATTACCCTGAATTTACTGAATTTCTGGTAGCGCATGGTATCGACAGCATATCCTTTAATCCTGACGCACTTTTAAAAGGAATAGAAAATATAAATAAAGCAGAAACATTATAA
- a CDS encoding BON domain-containing protein: MSEIQWEPALLGNEIGVSVNEGVVMLSGIVDTYYKKRLAEKVSKKVNGVKAVAEEILVKVPGSNIYTDVDIAKAALSALKWNSAVNENTITVQVENAQVTLEGDAEWAFQKLSAQKAIENLNGVCCIINNIHVKNKIAAEGVLDNIMRAFERNAIIDSAGITVNVIGDKLILTGTVRSYAEKKDAENVAWSSPGVMHVDNQLMIDSSVNISSTFIES; encoded by the coding sequence ATGTCTGAAATCCAGTGGGAACCAGCCTTGCTTGGGAACGAGATCGGAGTTTCTGTAAATGAAGGTGTGGTGATGCTTTCAGGTATAGTTGATACCTACTACAAAAAAAGACTTGCCGAAAAGGTAAGTAAAAAAGTTAATGGCGTTAAGGCCGTTGCTGAAGAGATTCTGGTTAAGGTTCCTGGAAGCAATATTTACACAGATGTAGATATCGCAAAAGCTGCTCTCAGCGCTCTCAAATGGAATAGCGCAGTTAATGAAAATACAATTACCGTTCAGGTAGAAAATGCGCAAGTAACACTCGAAGGAGATGCAGAATGGGCCTTCCAAAAACTTTCCGCACAAAAGGCAATCGAAAATTTGAACGGCGTTTGTTGTATTATTAATAACATACATGTTAAAAATAAAATTGCGGCAGAGGGTGTATTAGATAACATTATGCGTGCCTTTGAACGTAATGCAATCATAGACTCAGCTGGCATTACAGTAAACGTGATCGGTGATAAGCTTATTTTAACTGGTACAGTACGATCTTATGCGGAAAAAAAAGATGCTGAAAATGTTGCATGGTCTTCCCCTGGGGTAATGCATGTTGATAACCAACTGATGATCGATTCCAGTGTTAACATATCCTCAACATTTATTGAATCTTGA
- a CDS encoding CHAD domain-containing protein: protein MGKKNVVNNYLDEQLGLIETWLNTFSQNRKPESLHALRVCIKKTKAILYFSETLFKKPFGKKKLDNLFHKAGTLRELYIIILLMQKSLPVSEKLTLPLMKKRTLLEQQFLEKIPRYIKEVRLFRKELSLPEKLPSKKVILSYFKKREKRADKKLHNRNRTTLHYYRRDIKKMMYVYEMLPKKLKKEIGLNKTKTDRLQEKIGLWHDTWTAFIFLSKQSFSKQIKNILSDLKEKEKKQFKKLFL from the coding sequence ATGGGTAAAAAAAATGTAGTAAATAATTACCTTGATGAACAGCTAGGATTGATTGAGACTTGGCTAAACACATTCAGTCAGAACAGGAAACCTGAAAGTCTTCACGCATTAAGAGTGTGTATTAAAAAAACAAAAGCCATACTTTATTTTTCGGAAACTCTGTTTAAGAAACCTTTTGGCAAAAAAAAACTAGATAATTTGTTTCATAAAGCAGGAACGCTACGTGAGCTTTATATTATTATTCTTCTCATGCAAAAAAGCCTTCCTGTATCCGAAAAGTTAACTCTTCCCCTTATGAAGAAAAGAACTCTTTTAGAACAACAATTTCTGGAAAAAATTCCTCGCTACATAAAAGAGGTGCGGTTGTTTCGCAAAGAATTAAGTTTGCCAGAAAAACTGCCGAGTAAAAAAGTAATACTCAGCTATTTTAAAAAGCGCGAAAAGAGGGCTGACAAAAAACTACATAATCGAAACAGGACAACCTTGCATTACTATAGAAGAGATATAAAAAAGATGATGTATGTTTATGAAATGTTGCCGAAAAAACTAAAAAAAGAGATTGGTTTGAATAAAACAAAAACCGATAGGTTGCAAGAAAAGATAGGGCTCTGGCACGATACGTGGACAGCATTTATTTTTCTCTCGAAACAGAGTTTCTCAAAGCAAATAAAGAACATACTTTCGGACTTAAAAGAAAAGGAAAAAAAACAATTTAAAAAGCTTTTTCTTTAA